The Eubacterium ventriosum genome includes the window GTTTCAGAAACTTTTTTGAAAGAAAACGGTGAACTGGTAAAAGAAAAAAAATATCAGATAGTAAGCGACCAGGTATTTAAGAAAATATCAGACACAGTTACACCACAGGGAATAGTTGCCGTTGTAAAGCAGAAATCATATAGCATAGACTATATTATAGAAAAAAGAAACAAAGAAAAAAGTTGCATAGTAGTGCTTGACAGACTTCAGGATCCGGGAAATATGGGAACAATTGTAAGAACCGGGGAAGCAGCAGGTATATCAGGCATAATAATGAGCAAAGACAGTGCAGACATATACAATCCTAAAGTTATACGCTCAACAATGGGCTCAATATTCAGAGTTCCTTTTGCAATAGTGGATGACTTGGCAGCAGCAGTTGACACATTAAAGGACAACGGCATTACAACATATGCTGCCCACTTAAAGGGAGAGCTTTACAATTCAGGAAGCCTTACAAAGGACTGCGCACTTTTAATCGGCAATGAGGCAAGGGGCTTAAGCGAGGAAATATCCGCAAAGGCAGACAAGCTAATAAAAATTCCAATGCACGGAAAAGTTGAATCCTTAAATGCGGCAATTGCCACGGCAATATTAATGTACGAAGCGGCAAGATAAAATAAGCTGATGAAAGGTAGTAGAAATTAAAGTGAATTGGTTATGACAGAATTTAATGGATTTAACTGATTTCGTGAGTTAATATTATGGTAGTGTATGATGATAAAATTTTAGAGGAGTTAATTGTAGAAAAAAGAAATATAAAAGAACTTTAAATCAACAAGATGATAAAGGTGTTTGGAAAAAAATAGGAAGTTCAAAGCGATTTTCGATTATTTTCAAAAGAAAAAATATAAAAATGGTTGAAAAAATATTCAAAAATAAAAAGAGGAACGTTATGAATGTTATATTGAAGGGAAACGGTGAAAAAATTATTTGTATACAACAAAAAGAACAAAAAGTAATATATAACGGAGAAAATACTCTAATAGATAACAGAATGCCGATTTCTCTTTCGTCTGTCAATACGAAAA containing:
- the rlmB gene encoding 23S rRNA (guanosine(2251)-2'-O)-methyltransferase RlmB, translated to MVITSTSNEQIKKLIQLKEKSKVRKTTGTFTVEGKKMFVEIPAEDLVSVYVSETFLKENGELVKEKKYQIVSDQVFKKISDTVTPQGIVAVVKQKSYSIDYIIEKRNKEKSCIVVLDRLQDPGNMGTIVRTGEAAGISGIIMSKDSADIYNPKVIRSTMGSIFRVPFAIVDDLAAAVDTLKDNGITTYAAHLKGELYNSGSLTKDCALLIGNEARGLSEEISAKADKLIKIPMHGKVESLNAAIATAILMYEAAR